A region from the Perca fluviatilis chromosome 16, GENO_Pfluv_1.0, whole genome shotgun sequence genome encodes:
- the LOC120544731 gene encoding heart- and neural crest derivatives-expressed protein 1-like isoform X3 yields MNLIGGYQHHHPHPHHHLMHEPFPFVQRCHQDAPYFQSWVLNHGEPQPPPQSGLDFPLQAQYAAGEHGGGGAAGPGAAALHDARLEALQGGAGKRRTSGPKKERRRTESINTAFAELRECIPNVPADTKLSKIKTLRLATSYIAYLMDVLDKDSGEAEGFKAEIKKYENRDLKRKREPHTDLQCNESKSP; encoded by the coding sequence ATGAACCTGATCGGGGGCTACCAGCACCACCACCcgcacccccaccaccacctgaTGCACGAGCCCTTCCCGTTCGTGCAGCGGTGTCACCAGGACGCGCCGTACTTCCAGAGCTGGGTGCTGAACCACGGCGAGCCGCAGCCTCCGCCGCAGTCCGGGTTGGACTTCCCGCTGCAGGCGCAGTACGCGGCCGGGGAGCACGGTGGTGGTGGGGCCGCGGGGCCCGGGGCCGCGGCGCTGCACGACGCCCGGCTGGAGGCGCTCCAGGGCGGGGCCGGGAAGCGGAGGACGTCGGGGCCGAAGAAGGAGCGCCGCCGGACGGAGAGCATCAACACGGCGTTCGCGGAGCTGCGGGAGTGCATCCCCAACGTGCCCGCGGACACCAAGCTGTCCAAGATTAAAACGCTGCGCCTCGCGACCAGCTACATCGCCTACCTGATGGACGTGCTGGACAAGGACTCCGGCGAGGCCGAGGGCTTCAAGGCCGAGATTAAGAAATATGAAAACCGGGACCTGAAAAGGAAACGGGAGCCG